The following proteins are encoded in a genomic region of Flammeovirga pectinis:
- a CDS encoding fumarate reductase/succinate dehydrogenase flavoprotein subunit, which produces MSLESKIPAGPLATKWEQHKFNVKLVNPSNKRKFDIIVVGTGLAGASAAATLAELGYNVHAYCFQDSPRRAHSIAAQGGINAAKNYQNDGDSVYRLFYDTIKGGDYRSREANVHRLAEVSTEIIDQCVAQGVPFARDYGGLLDNRSFGGAQVSRTFYARGQTGQQLLLGAYSALSKMVASGKVKMHTRKEMLDVVTIDGAAKGIVTRDLITGEIASHAGHAVLLCTGGYGNVFYLSTNAMASNASAAWRAYKKGAKFANPCFTQIHPTCIPVHGEYQSKLTLMSESLRNDGRVWVPKDQKNHKILAKNAAKLAEEDRDYYLERRYPSFGNLVPRDVASRNAKMVCDEGKGVGVTGLAVFLDFADAIKRDGKDTIAAKYGNLFDMYKQITNDDPYTMPMMIYPAVHYTMGGLWVDYNLSTNVPGLYALGEANFSDHGANRLGASALMQGLADGYFVIPYTMGDYIATLPLGKKVDINNPAFAEAEKAAKARIDKVLTINGNQTPDDLHKKLGHIMWEYCGMSRNKAGLEKARGLIQDLRKEFHKDLKVIGTNEELNMTLEKALRLEDFLDLGELMVIDAHNREESCGGHFREESQTEEGEALRQDDKFTYVSAWGYKGEDQDPELTKEDLVFENVKLTQRSYK; this is translated from the coding sequence ATGTCATTAGAATCAAAAATCCCAGCGGGCCCATTGGCTACGAAATGGGAACAACATAAATTTAATGTAAAGCTTGTTAACCCATCAAACAAAAGAAAGTTTGATATTATTGTAGTGGGTACAGGTTTAGCAGGTGCTTCTGCAGCTGCAACATTAGCTGAACTTGGATATAACGTACACGCTTACTGTTTTCAAGATTCACCAAGAAGAGCACATTCAATTGCAGCTCAAGGTGGTATTAATGCAGCAAAAAATTATCAAAATGATGGTGACTCAGTTTACCGTTTATTTTACGATACAATTAAAGGTGGAGATTACAGATCGCGTGAAGCAAACGTTCATCGTTTAGCTGAAGTTTCTACAGAAATTATTGACCAATGTGTGGCTCAAGGTGTTCCTTTTGCTCGTGATTATGGTGGGTTATTAGATAACCGTTCGTTCGGTGGTGCTCAGGTATCTCGTACGTTCTATGCTCGTGGTCAAACTGGTCAACAATTATTATTAGGTGCATACTCAGCGTTATCTAAAATGGTAGCTTCTGGTAAAGTAAAAATGCACACACGTAAAGAAATGCTAGATGTAGTTACTATTGATGGTGCTGCTAAAGGTATTGTAACACGTGATTTGATAACAGGTGAGATAGCTTCTCATGCAGGTCATGCAGTATTGCTTTGTACAGGTGGATATGGTAACGTATTTTACCTTTCTACAAATGCAATGGCATCTAATGCATCTGCAGCATGGAGAGCATATAAGAAAGGGGCTAAATTTGCTAACCCTTGTTTTACTCAAATTCACCCTACATGTATTCCTGTACATGGTGAATACCAATCGAAATTGACATTAATGTCAGAATCGCTACGTAACGATGGTCGTGTTTGGGTACCAAAAGATCAAAAGAATCATAAAATCTTAGCAAAAAATGCTGCAAAGCTTGCTGAGGAAGATAGAGATTATTACTTAGAAAGAAGATATCCTTCATTTGGTAACTTAGTACCCCGTGATGTAGCATCTCGTAATGCGAAGATGGTATGTGACGAAGGAAAAGGTGTTGGTGTAACTGGTTTAGCTGTATTCTTGGATTTTGCTGATGCGATCAAACGTGACGGTAAAGATACAATTGCTGCTAAATATGGTAACTTATTCGATATGTATAAGCAAATCACTAATGATGATCCTTATACAATGCCAATGATGATCTATCCTGCGGTTCACTACACAATGGGTGGTCTTTGGGTAGATTATAACTTATCTACTAACGTACCTGGTTTGTATGCATTGGGAGAGGCTAACTTCTCTGATCATGGTGCAAACAGATTAGGAGCTTCAGCATTAATGCAAGGTCTTGCAGATGGTTATTTTGTAATTCCTTACACAATGGGAGATTACATTGCAACTTTACCATTAGGTAAGAAGGTTGATATTAATAACCCTGCATTTGCAGAAGCTGAAAAAGCTGCTAAAGCTCGTATTGATAAGGTATTAACTATCAATGGTAATCAAACACCAGATGATCTTCATAAAAAATTAGGTCATATTATGTGGGAATACTGTGGTATGTCTCGTAATAAGGCTGGTTTAGAAAAAGCTCGTGGTTTGATTCAAGATCTACGTAAGGAATTCCATAAAGATCTTAAAGTAATCGGTACTAATGAAGAGTTAAACATGACGCTTGAAAAAGCATTACGTTTAGAAGACTTCTTAGATTTAGGTGAGTTGATGGTAATCGATGCACATAACCGTGAAGAATCTTGTGGAGGTCACTTCCGTGAAGAATCACAAACTGAAGAGGGTGAAGCACTTCGTCAAGACGATAAATTCACTTACGTATCAGCTTGGGGTTACAAAGGAGAGGATCAAGATCCTGAGTTAACGAAAGAAGATTTA
- a CDS encoding succinate dehydrogenase cytochrome b subunit: protein MSWGKTLGSSIGKKIMMSLSGILLILFLAGHVSGNMTLLMGKAEAFNVYAHFMSTNPIVQVIANVFKLFFVAHIVYAIALIRQNKKARGNKAYDQTNKDGTTVSKYMGVLGTVIAVFLVVHLAQYWAVMHELRGTIGTVTYDGVVMKDLYSVVAASYANPIIVGAYVACMFVLAFHLWHGFASAFQTLGWASKRWTPIISFVGKAYSIIVPVLFGLIPVVMYLRG from the coding sequence ATGAGTTGGGGAAAAACGTTGGGCAGTTCAATAGGAAAGAAGATCATGATGTCTCTTTCTGGAATATTGCTCATCTTATTTTTAGCTGGACACGTGTCTGGTAACATGACATTACTTATGGGAAAAGCTGAAGCATTTAATGTGTACGCACATTTTATGTCTACAAATCCTATTGTACAAGTAATTGCAAATGTATTTAAGTTATTCTTCGTAGCACACATTGTTTATGCTATTGCATTAATTAGGCAAAATAAGAAAGCTAGAGGAAATAAAGCTTACGATCAAACAAACAAAGATGGTACAACAGTTTCTAAATACATGGGTGTATTAGGTACTGTAATTGCAGTTTTCTTGGTTGTTCACTTAGCACAATACTGGGCAGTAATGCACGAATTAAGAGGTACTATTGGTACTGTAACTTATGACGGTGTAGTTATGAAAGACCTTTACAGTGTTGTTGCAGCATCTTATGCTAACCCTATTATTGTAGGTGCATATGTAGCATGTATGTTTGTTCTTGCATTCCACTTATGGCATGGCTTTGCTAGTGCTTTCCAAACTTTAGGATGGGCTAGTAAAAGATGGACACCAATCATTTCTTTTGTTGGTAAAGCATATTCTATCATAGTTCCTGTGTTATTTGGATTGATTCCAGTTGTAATGTATTTGAGAGGATAA
- the ispE gene encoding 4-(cytidine 5'-diphospho)-2-C-methyl-D-erythritol kinase: MISFPNAKINIGLAITGKREDGFHDIASCFYPVEWTDILEIIPSDKLEFTSSGIEIPGSTDGNLCLQAYSILKQEFDIPPVKIHLHKVIPIGAGLGGGSADGAFALKMLNDLFKLSISDEQLEEYAGRMGSDCPFFIKNKPVWVMGRGELFESIALDLSNKYIVLVNPSIHISTKEAYSGVNPQPLSFNLKDVLENDLEDWNGKVNNDFEQGLFEKYNVLPQLKDQLYGLGARYASMTGSGSTVFGVFDQLPNIELFKDYMVWSGKL; this comes from the coding sequence ATGATTTCGTTTCCAAACGCGAAAATCAATATAGGATTGGCTATTACAGGAAAAAGAGAAGATGGTTTTCATGATATTGCCTCTTGTTTTTATCCTGTTGAATGGACTGATATATTAGAAATAATACCTAGTGATAAACTTGAGTTTACAAGCTCAGGAATAGAAATACCTGGTAGTACAGATGGTAATTTATGTCTTCAGGCTTATTCTATTTTAAAGCAGGAATTTGATATACCCCCTGTCAAAATTCATTTGCATAAAGTTATTCCAATTGGAGCTGGTTTAGGTGGAGGATCAGCGGATGGTGCATTCGCATTAAAAATGCTAAATGATCTTTTTAAATTGTCAATATCAGATGAACAATTAGAAGAGTATGCAGGTAGAATGGGGAGCGATTGTCCCTTTTTTATCAAAAATAAACCCGTTTGGGTAATGGGTAGAGGAGAATTATTTGAATCAATAGCATTAGATCTATCTAATAAATATATTGTTCTAGTAAATCCATCAATTCATATATCTACAAAAGAAGCTTATTCAGGCGTTAACCCACAACCATTATCATTTAATTTAAAAGATGTTTTAGAAAATGATTTAGAAGACTGGAATGGCAAAGTGAATAATGATTTTGAGCAAGGGTTATTTGAAAAGTATAATGTATTACCACAGTTAAAAGACCAATTATATGGTTTAGGAGCGAGATACGCTAGTATGACTGGTTCTGGATCAACTGTTTTTGGTGTATTTGATCAATTACCAAACATCGAATTATTTAAAGATTATATGGTTTGGAGTGGTAAACTCTAA